In the genome of Hymenobacter cellulosivorans, one region contains:
- a CDS encoding prolyl oligopeptidase family serine peptidase yields MKNFLFLLPCLSLPLAALAQSAAPVAPVRPVTDTYFGQTVVDPYRWLEDVKSAETQAWMHGQADYARQQLDQLPSRAALYARVKELGDAAAARTGRYQRRGQQLFYLKRGATENLYKLYTRLGMQGAEKQVFDPEKLSATPGKHWAIAYFTASPDGRTVAIGVAEGGSENAVVKLIDTATGRQLDTDLPRARFSSPEWQPDSRAFFYSRTREMTPEVAPGEEFTKVTSYRHQVGTAPAADVPVLGYDYAPPSVPLKTIHEEAFVEVPAGAAVPTAVGLIERGTRRELELYVAPLAALHTPRTTAWQKVCSAADEVTGYAVQGDNLYLLSHKNAPRFQVLRTSLSKPNLATATVVVPQMSSVVQEIFAAKDALYLQLLDGGPNQFARLPHGKSGTPAVETLPLPFAGAGVFEVIHDPRQAGIWAGLTSWTRWGDYFAYDPTARRFTATKLEPQSAYDNPGNLEVAEVKVTSHDGTMVPLSIIHKKGLKRDGTSPALLQGYGAYGTSMTPIYDASYLALLEQGAVVAVAHVRGGGEYGQEWYKAGFQATKPNTWKDFIACAEYLVKEGYTSSARLTGQGTSAGGILIGRAVTERPDLFGAAVFNVGCLDAVRFETTANGQANIPEFGSVQTEPGFRALTEMSTYAHIQSGTKYPAVLLIHGVNDRRVDVWQSLKTAARLQAATSSGRPVLLRLDFDAGHGMGSTKDQRYQQLTDIMALVLSQTAPATARK; encoded by the coding sequence ATGAAAAACTTTCTTTTTCTGCTGCCTTGCCTAAGCCTGCCCTTGGCCGCGCTGGCGCAGTCGGCGGCTCCCGTGGCCCCGGTGCGCCCCGTAACGGATACGTACTTCGGGCAGACAGTTGTTGACCCGTATCGCTGGCTGGAGGACGTGAAATCGGCCGAAACCCAGGCCTGGATGCACGGCCAGGCCGACTATGCCCGCCAGCAGCTCGATCAGCTGCCTAGCCGCGCCGCGCTTTACGCCCGCGTGAAGGAGCTAGGGGATGCCGCCGCGGCCCGTACCGGCCGCTACCAGCGCCGCGGCCAGCAGCTGTTTTACCTCAAGCGCGGGGCCACGGAGAATCTGTACAAACTCTACACCCGCCTCGGGATGCAGGGGGCGGAAAAGCAGGTCTTCGACCCCGAGAAGCTCTCTGCCACGCCCGGTAAGCACTGGGCTATTGCCTACTTCACAGCTTCGCCCGATGGCCGAACGGTTGCCATTGGCGTGGCGGAAGGCGGCTCCGAAAACGCCGTAGTCAAACTTATTGACACGGCTACCGGCCGCCAGCTCGACACCGATTTGCCCCGGGCCCGTTTCTCCAGTCCGGAGTGGCAGCCCGACAGCCGCGCCTTTTTCTACAGCCGCACCCGCGAAATGACGCCCGAAGTAGCGCCCGGCGAGGAGTTTACCAAAGTCACCAGCTACCGGCACCAGGTAGGCACCGCCCCCGCCGCCGACGTACCCGTGCTCGGCTACGACTACGCCCCGCCGAGTGTGCCACTGAAAACCATTCATGAGGAGGCTTTCGTGGAAGTGCCTGCCGGAGCCGCCGTGCCAACGGCCGTGGGCCTGATTGAGCGAGGTACCCGCCGGGAGCTGGAGCTGTACGTGGCGCCCCTGGCAGCCCTGCACACGCCTCGCACCACAGCCTGGCAAAAGGTGTGCAGCGCCGCCGATGAGGTAACCGGCTACGCCGTGCAGGGCGACAATCTGTATCTGCTTTCCCACAAAAACGCGCCCCGCTTTCAGGTACTGCGCACAAGCCTGAGCAAGCCCAACCTGGCTACGGCCACCGTGGTAGTGCCCCAGATGAGCAGCGTGGTTCAGGAGATTTTCGCGGCCAAGGATGCCCTGTATCTGCAACTGCTCGACGGCGGCCCCAACCAGTTTGCCCGCCTGCCCCACGGCAAGAGCGGTACGCCGGCCGTGGAGACCTTGCCGCTTCCTTTTGCCGGGGCTGGGGTGTTCGAGGTAATCCACGACCCACGACAGGCCGGTATCTGGGCCGGCCTTACGTCGTGGACGCGCTGGGGCGACTATTTTGCCTACGACCCCACTGCCCGCCGCTTCACGGCCACTAAACTCGAACCCCAGAGCGCCTACGACAACCCCGGCAATCTGGAAGTAGCCGAGGTGAAGGTGACAAGCCACGACGGGACGATGGTGCCACTCTCCATTATTCACAAAAAAGGCCTCAAGCGGGACGGCACGTCTCCCGCGCTGCTGCAAGGCTACGGGGCCTACGGTACCAGCATGACGCCGATTTATGATGCCTCTTACCTGGCCTTGCTGGAGCAAGGTGCCGTTGTGGCAGTAGCCCACGTGCGCGGGGGTGGCGAATATGGGCAGGAGTGGTACAAAGCTGGTTTTCAGGCTACCAAGCCCAACACCTGGAAAGACTTTATTGCCTGCGCCGAATACCTGGTTAAGGAAGGGTACACCAGCTCTGCCCGGCTCACGGGCCAGGGCACCAGCGCCGGCGGTATCCTTATTGGCCGTGCCGTTACGGAGCGCCCCGATTTGTTTGGCGCGGCTGTGTTCAACGTGGGCTGCCTTGACGCGGTGCGCTTCGAAACCACTGCCAACGGCCAGGCCAACATCCCCGAGTTTGGTAGCGTGCAGACCGAGCCGGGCTTCCGGGCGCTAACCGAAATGAGTACTTACGCCCACATTCAGTCCGGGACCAAATACCCCGCCGTGCTGCTCATCCACGGCGTGAACGACCGGCGCGTGGACGTGTGGCAGTCCCTAAAAACAGCTGCCCGGCTCCAGGCCGCCACCAGCAGTGGGCGCCCCGTGCTGCTCCGCCTCGACTTCGACGCCGGCCACGGCATGGGCTCCACCAAAGACCAACGCTACCAGCAGCTGACCGACATTATGGCCCTGGTTTTGAGCCAAACTGCGCCGGCTACCGCCCGCAAGTAG
- a CDS encoding OmpA family protein, whose amino-acid sequence MPSYIHCLRHALVFSLPVMALTACSPEPKADEASASITKTAVAPVATASAPAATAPTETAAPAAPAGFDPSQVPVANPKLGAFPYFSLLDGYVKMDEKTAPGNSAREMNKDVNFDQYEFFDGTKLIPVAGRLRTVIAMGKTASFFQVQKTYEQLIHDMGGVTVFEGSGEKMKELKLNYEDSRHRARYNMLPYEKMGVYMVRTPNQEIWVEAYKAYASDPENYWLTVVEKKALPMQASVLPAEQLKKELDANGHVALYINFDTDKASIKPESGPVVGEVVKLLQTNPTLRLTVEGHTDDAGTPAHNQQLSEQRAQAVVAALTAQQIAADRLKPAGFGQTKPLADNATEEGKAKNRRVELVRL is encoded by the coding sequence ATGCCTTCCTATATCCACTGCCTGCGCCACGCGTTGGTATTCAGCCTGCCGGTTATGGCATTAACCGCCTGCTCCCCCGAGCCCAAAGCCGACGAAGCCTCGGCCAGTATTACCAAAACGGCAGTTGCTCCTGTCGCCACTGCATCGGCTCCCGCCGCAACAGCCCCCACCGAAACGGCTGCGCCAGCTGCTCCCGCCGGCTTCGACCCCAGCCAGGTGCCGGTAGCCAACCCTAAGCTCGGCGCCTTTCCCTACTTCAGTCTGCTGGATGGCTACGTGAAAATGGACGAGAAAACCGCCCCCGGCAACTCGGCCCGGGAAATGAACAAGGACGTCAACTTCGACCAGTACGAGTTTTTCGACGGTACCAAGCTCATTCCCGTGGCTGGCCGCCTGCGCACGGTCATTGCCATGGGCAAAACGGCCTCCTTTTTCCAGGTGCAGAAAACTTACGAGCAGCTTATCCACGACATGGGCGGCGTGACGGTGTTTGAGGGCAGCGGGGAGAAGATGAAGGAACTCAAGCTCAACTACGAGGACAGCCGCCACCGCGCCCGGTACAACATGCTGCCCTACGAAAAAATGGGCGTCTACATGGTGCGCACTCCCAACCAGGAAATCTGGGTGGAAGCCTACAAAGCCTATGCCTCCGACCCGGAAAACTACTGGTTGACAGTGGTGGAGAAAAAAGCCTTACCCATGCAGGCCAGCGTATTACCGGCCGAGCAACTCAAAAAGGAACTGGACGCTAACGGTCACGTGGCCCTCTACATCAACTTCGACACCGACAAGGCCAGCATCAAGCCCGAGTCGGGGCCGGTGGTAGGCGAGGTGGTGAAGCTGCTGCAAACCAACCCCACCCTGCGCCTCACCGTGGAAGGCCACACCGATGACGCCGGCACGCCCGCTCACAATCAGCAGCTTTCTGAGCAGCGCGCCCAGGCTGTGGTAGCCGCCCTGACCGCCCAGCAAATAGCCGCCGACCGCCTCAAGCCCGCTGGTTTTGGCCAAACCAAGCCCCTGGCCGACAATGCCACCGAGGAAGGCAAAGCCAAGAACCGCCGCGTCGAACTGGTACGGCTATAG
- a CDS encoding sensor histidine kinase encodes MTSKRLELGIALRLLILLALLGVGLYAQQHQAYGLLIGAGALLVFAVWKLARYVTRNNRALHDYLLAVQYRDFAQYYNEEHADLSLRPLYKAFNQLNATFRQLSAERAAQFTYLQTVLQLIDTGIISYDATGQVEWVNEAFKQTLELPYLKNIQALHKRLPVLYDAIRQLPPGAPPVVVKLAVGTKTMQLLLSATQFRLPGREFTLVAFKNVSDTLDETETAAWQKLLRVMTHELMNSVAPIASLADSLRRHLQHELDQQQLRPAAPPDSGLLTDVAEGISIIQHRSEGLLRFAQVYRDLSTVSAPVLTTVSVRELFTNLRGLMTPQVRQAGIDLQTSVQPADLQLQADSQLLEQVLINLLLNAMYAVQECPQPGIHLRAYLAESSGRVCIEVVDNGRGIAPEVLDSIFIPFFTTRRDGSGIGLTLAKQIMHLHHGSIKVQSAEGQGAVFRLEF; translated from the coding sequence ATGACCTCTAAGCGGCTCGAACTCGGCATTGCCCTGCGCCTGCTGATCTTGCTGGCCTTACTGGGCGTGGGCCTGTATGCCCAGCAGCACCAGGCTTACGGGTTGCTGATTGGCGCCGGGGCACTGCTGGTATTCGCCGTGTGGAAGCTGGCCCGCTACGTAACGCGCAACAACCGCGCCCTGCATGATTACCTGCTGGCCGTGCAGTACCGCGACTTTGCCCAGTACTACAACGAGGAACACGCCGACCTCTCACTCCGCCCATTATATAAGGCTTTTAATCAGCTCAATGCCACCTTTCGCCAGCTCAGCGCCGAGCGGGCCGCCCAGTTTACTTACCTGCAAACCGTGCTGCAGCTCATCGACACGGGCATTATTTCCTACGACGCGACGGGCCAGGTGGAATGGGTAAACGAGGCGTTCAAGCAAACCCTGGAACTGCCCTATCTGAAAAATATTCAGGCTCTGCACAAACGCCTGCCGGTGCTCTACGACGCTATTCGCCAGCTGCCGCCCGGCGCGCCTCCGGTGGTAGTGAAGCTGGCTGTGGGCACCAAAACCATGCAGCTGCTGCTCTCAGCCACACAGTTTCGCCTGCCAGGCCGCGAGTTTACCCTGGTGGCTTTCAAAAACGTGAGTGATACGCTCGACGAAACCGAAACCGCGGCCTGGCAAAAGCTGCTGCGCGTGATGACCCACGAGCTCATGAATTCGGTGGCCCCCATTGCCTCCCTGGCCGACTCCCTGCGCCGCCACCTGCAGCACGAGCTGGATCAGCAGCAGCTTCGGCCCGCAGCTCCCCCGGATTCGGGCCTGCTTACTGACGTAGCCGAGGGCATCAGCATTATTCAGCACCGCAGTGAGGGCCTGCTGCGCTTTGCCCAAGTATACCGCGACCTAAGCACCGTCAGCGCCCCGGTCTTGACCACAGTATCGGTCCGGGAGCTATTTACCAACCTGCGCGGCCTGATGACTCCCCAGGTGCGGCAGGCCGGCATCGACTTGCAAACCTCGGTACAGCCCGCCGACTTGCAGCTGCAGGCCGATAGCCAGTTGTTGGAACAAGTGCTGATTAACCTACTCCTCAATGCCATGTATGCCGTGCAGGAATGCCCCCAGCCTGGTATCCACCTGCGGGCCTACCTTGCCGAGTCCTCCGGCCGGGTGTGCATTGAAGTAGTTGATAATGGCCGGGGCATTGCGCCGGAGGTGCTCGATAGTATCTTCATTCCTTTCTTCACCACCCGCAGAGACGGCTCGGGCATCGGCCTGACGCTAGCCAAGCAGATCATGCACCTGCACCACGGCAGCATCAAGGTGCAGTCGGCGGAAGGCCAGGGCGCGGTCTTTCGGCTGGAGTTCTAA
- a CDS encoding sigma-54-dependent transcriptional regulator — protein MVLKKARVLVIDDDTDVLFAMRMLLKTEVQEVVTEKNPELLLSLLSKQRFDVIFLDMNYKSTLGSGNEGLYWLGRIREKDPAATVIMITAHGEVSTAVRSLKAGATDFIVKPWHNQQLLETLAAALEQLPASGKPATPAPRRPASFAEFDLLGQSEAMQEVFHKIEKVAPTEANVLLLGENGTGKELVAKALHQRSFRAAKPFVTADLAAMSEGIFESELFGHKKGSFTDAREDRAGRFEAASGGTLFLDEIGNISLAQQAKLLTALQNRQVIPLGSNQPVPVDIRLISATNAPLYELAARSAFRKDLIYRLNTVEITLPPLRARADDVLLLARHFAGLYATRNRKSPPIFEEATLQKLQQHRWPGNVRELQHAVERAVILAEGEVLRPQDFHFSAMETPLADQTQLQLPDGPLQLQEVEKTTILRVIERHHGNITKAAKELGITRTALYRRLEKHDL, from the coding sequence ATGGTTCTGAAGAAAGCGCGTGTTTTAGTAATTGACGACGACACCGACGTGTTGTTTGCCATGCGGATGCTGCTCAAAACCGAGGTTCAGGAAGTCGTGACCGAGAAAAATCCGGAGCTGCTGCTGTCCTTGCTCAGCAAGCAGCGCTTCGACGTGATTTTCCTGGACATGAACTACAAAAGCACCCTGGGCAGCGGCAACGAGGGGCTGTACTGGCTGGGACGCATCCGCGAAAAAGACCCCGCGGCCACCGTCATCATGATTACGGCCCACGGCGAGGTTAGCACGGCCGTCCGCTCCCTCAAAGCCGGCGCCACCGACTTCATCGTTAAGCCCTGGCACAACCAGCAGCTGCTCGAAACCCTGGCAGCCGCCCTGGAACAGCTACCGGCCAGCGGCAAGCCAGCCACCCCGGCCCCGCGCCGCCCGGCTTCTTTCGCCGAGTTTGACTTGCTGGGCCAGTCGGAAGCTATGCAGGAGGTATTCCATAAGATTGAAAAGGTGGCGCCCACCGAGGCCAACGTCCTGCTACTGGGCGAAAACGGCACCGGCAAGGAGCTCGTGGCCAAGGCCCTGCACCAACGCTCCTTCCGCGCCGCCAAGCCCTTCGTTACCGCCGACCTGGCCGCCATGAGTGAGGGCATTTTCGAAAGTGAGCTGTTCGGCCACAAGAAAGGCTCCTTCACCGATGCCCGCGAAGACCGGGCCGGGCGCTTTGAAGCCGCGTCGGGCGGTACGCTGTTTCTGGACGAAATCGGCAATATCTCCCTGGCCCAGCAAGCCAAGCTGCTCACGGCCCTGCAAAACCGCCAGGTGATTCCGCTGGGCTCCAACCAGCCCGTGCCCGTCGACATCCGCCTGATTTCGGCCACCAATGCCCCGCTCTACGAGCTGGCCGCCCGGAGCGCGTTTCGCAAAGACCTGATTTACCGGCTCAACACCGTCGAAATCACCTTACCCCCACTGCGGGCCCGCGCTGACGATGTGCTCTTACTGGCCCGGCACTTTGCGGGGCTTTACGCGACCCGCAACCGCAAGTCTCCGCCTATTTTTGAGGAAGCGACCCTGCAGAAGCTGCAGCAGCACCGCTGGCCCGGCAACGTGCGCGAACTGCAGCACGCCGTGGAGCGGGCCGTTATTCTGGCCGAGGGCGAAGTGCTCCGGCCCCAGGATTTTCACTTCTCGGCCATGGAAACGCCCCTAGCCGACCAAACCCAGCTGCAACTGCCCGATGGCCCCTTGCAACTCCAAGAAGTCGAGAAAACCACGATTCTGCGGGTAATTGAGCGCCACCACGGCAACATCACCAAGGCCGCCAAGGAGCTGGGCATCACGCGCACGGCCCTGTACCGCCGCCTCGAAAAACATGACCTCTAA
- a CDS encoding efflux RND transporter periplasmic adaptor subunit: MDVAIQKKTWTRTRILLLATAVVVVVVVIVSRMASAGTAKLNVDPERLTISAVSRGEFQEFVPVDGAVMPIKTIYLDAPEGGTVQRILVEDGATLTAGQPIIQLTNTDLQLEMVNRETAVFDLMNNLHNTRNLLQQNRIQQLNQLADIDYQLREAKRLYELNRTLYDQKVISQQEFAQTQNNYRYQQRRQQLTRQSLRQDSLSMGQQIGQMQQSVGRMQSNLALMRRKLDDLTIKAPAAGRITSLNAEIGELKSRGQRIGELDMLTGLKVRATLDQYYISRIFAGQKAEVTLNDKRYELRVTKIFPQVTRGLQVDLEFSGVTPPDIRRGQSLPVRLALSDPTQAVRVPRGGFNQKTGGNWIFKVSEDGTKAYRTDIRLGRQNPEYYEVLAGLKPGDRVVTSSYEGYETMGELLLKANTD, translated from the coding sequence ATGGACGTTGCTATTCAAAAGAAAACCTGGACCCGCACCCGCATCCTGCTGCTGGCCACGGCGGTGGTGGTCGTGGTAGTGGTCATCGTCAGCCGGATGGCGTCGGCGGGCACGGCCAAGCTCAACGTCGACCCCGAGCGGCTCACGATAAGCGCGGTTAGTCGGGGCGAGTTTCAGGAATTTGTGCCCGTGGATGGAGCCGTGATGCCCATCAAAACCATCTACCTCGACGCGCCCGAGGGCGGCACCGTGCAGCGCATCCTGGTGGAAGATGGGGCCACGCTCACGGCTGGGCAGCCCATAATTCAGCTGACTAACACCGACTTGCAGCTGGAAATGGTGAACCGGGAAACGGCCGTGTTCGACCTGATGAACAACCTGCACAACACCCGCAACCTGCTCCAGCAAAACCGGATTCAGCAGCTCAACCAGCTGGCCGACATCGACTACCAGCTGCGCGAAGCCAAGCGCCTCTACGAGCTGAACCGCACGCTCTATGACCAAAAGGTGATTTCGCAGCAGGAGTTTGCCCAGACTCAGAATAACTACCGCTACCAGCAGCGCCGCCAGCAGCTCACGCGCCAGTCGCTGCGCCAGGATTCGCTGAGCATGGGCCAGCAGATCGGGCAGATGCAGCAGTCGGTGGGGCGCATGCAAAGCAACCTGGCCCTGATGCGCCGCAAGCTCGACGACCTGACCATCAAAGCCCCGGCGGCCGGGCGCATTACGTCGCTCAACGCCGAAATCGGGGAGCTCAAAAGCCGCGGGCAGCGCATTGGGGAGCTCGACATGCTGACCGGCCTGAAGGTGCGCGCCACGCTGGACCAGTACTACATTTCCCGCATTTTCGCGGGTCAGAAGGCCGAAGTTACCCTGAACGACAAGCGCTACGAGCTGCGCGTCACCAAGATCTTCCCGCAAGTTACCCGCGGCCTGCAGGTCGACCTGGAGTTTAGCGGGGTTACTCCGCCCGACATTCGCCGCGGCCAGTCGTTGCCGGTGCGCCTGGCCCTGAGCGACCCGACCCAGGCCGTGCGCGTACCCCGGGGCGGCTTCAACCAGAAAACCGGCGGCAACTGGATTTTCAAGGTCAGTGAGGATGGCACCAAAGCCTACCGCACCGATATCCGCCTGGGCCGCCAGAACCCGGAATACTACGAGGTGCTGGCCGGCCTCAAGCCCGGCGACCGGGTGGTAACTTCCAGCTATGAAGGCTACGAAACCATGGGCGAGCTGCTGCTCAAGGCCAACACCGACTAA
- a CDS encoding ABC transporter ATP-binding protein yields MLQINHLEKIYRTEEVQTKALNDVSLTVQEGEFVAIMGPSGCGKSTLLNIIGLLDEPDGGTFAFAGTDVTHVTERRRAELRKTHIGFVFQSFNLIEELTVAENVELPLIYLGVGAAERKQKVERVLEKMQIMHRRNHFPQQLSGGQQQRVAVARAVVNSPRLILADEPTGNLDSSNGNEVMELLTELNEAGTTIVMVTHSEHDARYAHRVVRLLDGQVVLEHARA; encoded by the coding sequence ATGCTCCAGATCAACCACCTCGAAAAGATTTACCGCACCGAAGAAGTGCAGACCAAGGCCCTGAACGACGTGTCGCTGACCGTGCAGGAAGGCGAGTTTGTGGCCATCATGGGCCCCTCGGGCTGCGGCAAATCGACACTGCTCAACATCATCGGCCTGCTCGACGAGCCCGACGGCGGCACCTTCGCCTTTGCCGGCACCGACGTGACCCATGTAACCGAGCGGCGCCGGGCCGAGCTGCGCAAAACCCACATCGGGTTCGTGTTTCAAAGCTTCAACCTGATTGAGGAGCTGACCGTGGCCGAAAACGTGGAGCTGCCGCTGATATATCTGGGCGTGGGGGCCGCTGAGCGGAAGCAGAAAGTAGAGCGGGTACTGGAGAAAATGCAGATTATGCACCGTCGCAACCACTTTCCGCAGCAACTCTCGGGCGGGCAACAGCAGCGCGTGGCCGTGGCCCGGGCCGTGGTCAACTCGCCCCGCCTGATCTTGGCCGACGAACCCACCGGCAACCTGGATTCCAGCAACGGCAACGAGGTCATGGAGCTGCTCACCGAGCTCAACGAGGCCGGCACTACCATCGTGATGGTAACCCACTCGGAGCACGACGCCCGCTACGCCCACCGCGTGGTGCGCCTGCTCGACGGGCAGGTTGTGCTCGAACACGCGCGGGCGTAG
- a CDS encoding ABC transporter permease, whose translation MFQYSLLLIYRNFQRFKTTFFINLIGLSVGLAGALTIYLWAYDEWSFDRYHATTGRLFQVLENQRTAEGINTYGTAPLLAEALAKEMPEIQYAAAATPPDFFPGFTLVAKGKTVRADAKFAGKDFFHIFSYNLQQGDASQVLANKSAAVLSQEMAAALFGTAANAVGKTVEWQLADLKQTVIVTGVFGPIPANSTDQFDCVLSFDAFKDIMKMGESMNWAQDGPFNTFVVLREGANEAQFQTKISGLLQRKLATNKERALLVQPYADKYLHGEYINGVPSGGRIEYVKLFSAIAVFILVIACINFMNLATAKASRRLKEIGVKKTLGAGRFSLAAHFLAESVLMSFIALLLALALVDLLLPQFNDITGKQLALDFKPHLVFSALGITLLTGLLAGSYPAMYLSGLRPVEVLKGQLTGSVADLWMRKGLVVFQFMLSVLFIVCVWVIQRQLAFVESKDLGYNRNGIVYFEAAGKATQQPEAFLAELKRLPGVVNAAGKLGSFIGTYDGAGIPMEWQGRKIPVHHMGVSFDLLETLGIELEDGRSFSPQFRTDSVQIIVNEALVASLNLENPVGQMLDKWRIVGVAKDFHFQSLHEKVKPLIFRLEPKATTTILVRLAPGREQETIAQLRQLYAAFNPGQTLTYHFLDEDFQAQYASERRVGVLAQYFAGLAILISCLGLFGLTAFTAERRRKEIGIRKVLGASEFSIVYLLSRDLTKLVGVGILLALPLSYLVVTQWLDDFAYRITLQAWYFLGAGLLAVAVAWLTISSQALQAARLNPTQSLRDE comes from the coding sequence ATGTTCCAGTATTCCCTGCTTCTGATTTACCGGAATTTTCAGCGGTTTAAAACCACCTTTTTCATCAACCTGATCGGCTTGTCCGTGGGCTTAGCCGGAGCCCTTACCATCTACCTGTGGGCATACGACGAATGGAGCTTTGACCGCTACCACGCCACCACCGGACGGCTGTTTCAGGTGCTGGAAAACCAGCGCACGGCCGAGGGCATCAACACCTATGGTACAGCGCCGCTGCTGGCCGAGGCGCTGGCCAAGGAAATGCCCGAAATCCAGTATGCGGCCGCGGCCACCCCGCCCGATTTTTTCCCGGGGTTCACGCTGGTGGCAAAGGGAAAAACCGTGCGGGCCGACGCAAAATTTGCCGGCAAAGACTTCTTCCACATCTTCTCCTACAACCTGCAACAGGGTGACGCCAGCCAGGTGCTGGCCAACAAAAGCGCTGCTGTGCTCTCGCAGGAAATGGCCGCGGCGCTATTCGGCACGGCGGCCAATGCCGTGGGCAAAACGGTAGAATGGCAACTGGCTGACTTAAAGCAAACCGTCATCGTAACGGGCGTATTCGGGCCCATTCCGGCCAATTCTACCGACCAGTTTGACTGCGTGCTCAGCTTCGATGCCTTCAAGGACATTATGAAAATGGGGGAGTCCATGAACTGGGCCCAGGATGGGCCTTTCAACACCTTCGTGGTGCTACGCGAGGGCGCCAACGAAGCACAGTTTCAAACCAAGATTTCGGGCTTGCTTCAACGCAAGCTGGCCACGAACAAGGAACGGGCCTTGCTCGTGCAGCCCTACGCCGACAAGTACCTCCACGGCGAGTACATCAACGGCGTACCGTCGGGCGGGCGGATTGAATACGTGAAGCTGTTTTCGGCCATTGCCGTGTTCATCCTGGTCATTGCCTGCATCAATTTCATGAACCTGGCCACGGCCAAGGCTTCGCGCCGGCTAAAGGAAATTGGGGTGAAGAAAACCCTGGGTGCCGGCCGATTTTCGCTGGCCGCACACTTTCTGGCCGAATCGGTGCTCATGAGCTTCATCGCGCTGCTCCTGGCGCTGGCGCTGGTAGACTTGCTGCTACCTCAGTTCAACGATATCACCGGCAAGCAACTCGCGCTGGACTTCAAGCCGCACTTGGTTTTTTCGGCGCTGGGGATTACGCTCCTTACGGGGCTATTAGCGGGTAGCTATCCGGCTATGTACCTGTCGGGGTTGCGGCCGGTGGAGGTGCTCAAGGGGCAGCTCACTGGCTCGGTTGCCGACCTGTGGATGCGCAAAGGTCTAGTGGTTTTCCAGTTCATGCTCTCGGTGCTGTTCATCGTCTGCGTGTGGGTCATTCAGCGGCAGCTTGCCTTCGTCGAAAGCAAAGACCTGGGGTACAACCGCAACGGCATTGTGTATTTCGAGGCGGCGGGCAAGGCGACGCAGCAGCCTGAGGCTTTTCTAGCCGAGCTAAAGCGGCTGCCGGGCGTGGTGAACGCCGCCGGCAAGTTGGGCTCGTTTATAGGTACGTACGACGGCGCGGGAATCCCAATGGAGTGGCAAGGCCGGAAGATTCCCGTCCACCACATGGGCGTAAGCTTTGACTTGCTCGAGACGCTGGGCATTGAGTTGGAAGACGGCCGCAGCTTTTCGCCGCAATTCCGCACCGACAGCGTTCAGATTATCGTGAACGAGGCCCTGGTAGCCAGCCTGAATCTGGAAAATCCCGTGGGGCAGATGCTGGATAAGTGGCGGATTGTGGGCGTCGCCAAGGACTTTCACTTCCAGTCGTTGCACGAGAAAGTGAAGCCCCTCATTTTTCGGTTGGAGCCCAAGGCTACCACTACCATCCTTGTTCGGCTGGCCCCGGGCCGGGAGCAGGAAACCATAGCCCAGCTCCGGCAGCTCTACGCCGCGTTTAACCCAGGGCAGACCCTGACCTACCACTTTCTTGATGAGGACTTCCAGGCCCAGTACGCGTCCGAGCGGCGCGTTGGGGTACTGGCCCAGTACTTCGCCGGCTTAGCTATTCTGATTTCGTGCCTTGGTCTATTCGGTCTCACCGCCTTCACGGCCGAACGGCGGCGCAAGGAAATTGGCATCCGCAAGGTTCTGGGAGCTAGCGAATTCAGCATCGTCTACTTGCTCTCCCGCGACTTAACCAAACTGGTGGGTGTCGGCATTCTGCTGGCTTTGCCGCTCAGCTATCTGGTCGTGACGCAGTGGCTCGACGACTTTGCGTACCGCATCACCCTGCAAGCCTGGTACTTCCTGGGCGCTGGCCTGCTGGCCGTTGCGGTGGCTTGGCTTACCATCAGTTCCCAAGCCCTGCAAGCGGCCCGGCTCAATCCCACGCAGAGCCTGCGCGACGAATAG